A genomic segment from Gadus morhua chromosome 4, gadMor3.0, whole genome shotgun sequence encodes:
- the LOC115542120 gene encoding coagulation factor VII isoform X2: protein MAVALGGWDSMLLLKLNLVWFTLHTSHSASVLRSGPRAHGFLGRLRRSNAGWFEELQRGDLERECLEERCSYEEAREVFEFTKTTDEFWSRYNTVDVCASGPCLNGGSCSAHGSSFICYCQPRFSGAHCQLKLFDVPEDCLLDNGRCEHFCEDTGGSRTCSCAKGYFLSADGRSCLTREPFACGTVPVLGNQSNALDPRARIVGGSECPKGECPWQVLLKTRGKGFCGGILISPRWVLTASHCLEDIQAQNLQVVAGEHDTVVEEGTEQVLQVSRLLMHEAYVPLTADSDVALLRLAAPVRLSPYALPVCLPTRRLAERQLWAVGRHTVSGWGRRGENGPTSRLLLRARVPRIRTRDCEERSGVRITANMFCAGFLDGTQDSCKGDSGGPLVTQYRSTAFLLGIVSWGKGCARPGNYGIYTRVSNYLDWIHAHTQEVDGNPTRTQEVDGNPTRTQEVDRNPTRTQEVDGIHTSTQEVDGNHTRTQEVDGKHSAHPVPPSEQPLS, encoded by the exons TACTGCGTAGCGGCCCGAGGGCCCATGGGTTCCTGGGCAGGCTGCGGCGGTCCAACGCGGGCTGGTTCGAGGAGCTGCAGAGAGGGGACCTGGAGCGCGAGTGCCTGGAGGAGCGCTGCTCCTACGAGGAGGCGCGGGAGGTGTTCGAGTTCACCAAGACCACC GATGAGTTTTGGAGTCGATACAACA ctgtggatgtgtgtgcgtccggGCCGTGCCTGAATGGAGGGAGCTGTTCGGCACACGGATCGTCCTTCATCTGCTACTGCCAGCCGCGCTTCAGCGGAGCCCACTGCCAGCTGA AGCTCTTCGACGTCCCAGAAGACTGTCTCCTTGACAACGGCAGATGCGAGCACTTCTGCGAGGACACTGGAGGAAGCAGGACGTGTTCATGCGCCAAGGGCTACTTCCTGTCCGCGGATGGGAGGAGCTGCCTGACCAGGG AACCCTTTGCCTGTGGGACTGTTCCTGTTCTGGGAAACCAATCAAACGCTCTGGATCCACGTGCACGCATAGTAGGAGGAAGTGAATGTCCGAAAGGAGAGTGTCCCtggcag GTCCTGCTGAAGACCAGGGGGAAGGGGTTCTGTGGGGGGATTCTTATCAGTCCTCGCTGGGTGCTGACGGCGTCACACTGCCTGGAGGACATCCAGGCCCAGAACCTGCAGGTGGTGGCAg gggAACACGacacggtggtggaggagggcacGGAGCAGGTTCTCCAGGTGTCCCGGCTGCTGATGCACGAGGCGTACGTCCCCCTGACGGCCGACAGCGACGTGGCGTTGCTGCGGCTGGCGGCCCCGGTGCGCCTGTCGCCCTACGcgctgcccgtctgtctgcccaCGCGGCGGCTGGCGGAGCGGCAGCTGTGGGCGGTGGGCCGCCACACGGTGAGCGGCTGGGGCCGGCGCGGGGAGAACGGGCCCACCTCCCGCCTCCTGCTGAGGGCCCGGGTGCCCCGGATCCGCACGCGGGACTGCGAGGAGCGCAGCGGCGTGCGCATCACCGCCAACATGTTCTGCGCCGGCTTCCTGGACGGGACGCAGGACTCGTGCAAGGGGGACAGCGGGGGTCCGCTGGTGACGCAGTACCGCAGCACCGCCTTCCTGCTGGGCATCGTGAGCTGGGGCAAGGGCTGCGCCCGGCCGGGCAACTACGGCATCTACACCCGCGTCTCCAACTACCTGGACTGGATCCACGCCCACACGCAGGAG GTGGACGGGAACCCCACCCGCACGCAGGAGGTGGACGGGAACCCCACCCGCACGCAGGAGGTGGACCGGAACCCCACCCGCACACAGGAAGTGGACGGGATCCACACCAGCACGCAGGAAGTGGACGGGAACCACACCCGCACGCAGGAAGTGGACGGGAAGCACTCCGCACACCCTGTCCCGCCCTCTGAGCAGCCCCTGTCCTAA
- the LOC115542120 gene encoding coagulation factor VII isoform X1, producing MAVALGGWDSMLLLKLNLVWFTLHTSHSASVLRSGPRAHGFLGRLRRSNAGWFEELQRGDLERECLEERCSYEEAREVFEFTKTTDEFWSRYNTVDVCASGPCLNGGSCSAHGSSFICYCQPRFSGAHCQLKLFDVPEDCLLDNGRCEHFCEDTGGSRTCSCAKGYFLSADGRSCLTREPFACGTVPVLGNQSNALDPRARIVGGSECPKGECPWQVLLKTRGKGFCGGILISPRWVLTASHCLEDIQAQNLQVVAGEHDTVVEEGTEQVLQVSRLLMHEAYVPLTADSDVALLRLAAPVRLSPYALPVCLPTRRLAERQLWAVGRHTVSGWGRRGENGPTSRLLLRARVPRIRTRDCEERSGVRITANMFCAGFLDGTQDSCKGDSGGPLVTQYRSTAFLLGIVSWGKGCARPGNYGIYTRVSNYLDWIHAHTQEVDGNPTRTQEVDGNPTRTQEVDGNPTRTQEVDRNPTRTQEVDGIHTSTQEVDGNHTRTQEVDGKHSAHPVPPSEQPLS from the exons TACTGCGTAGCGGCCCGAGGGCCCATGGGTTCCTGGGCAGGCTGCGGCGGTCCAACGCGGGCTGGTTCGAGGAGCTGCAGAGAGGGGACCTGGAGCGCGAGTGCCTGGAGGAGCGCTGCTCCTACGAGGAGGCGCGGGAGGTGTTCGAGTTCACCAAGACCACC GATGAGTTTTGGAGTCGATACAACA ctgtggatgtgtgtgcgtccggGCCGTGCCTGAATGGAGGGAGCTGTTCGGCACACGGATCGTCCTTCATCTGCTACTGCCAGCCGCGCTTCAGCGGAGCCCACTGCCAGCTGA AGCTCTTCGACGTCCCAGAAGACTGTCTCCTTGACAACGGCAGATGCGAGCACTTCTGCGAGGACACTGGAGGAAGCAGGACGTGTTCATGCGCCAAGGGCTACTTCCTGTCCGCGGATGGGAGGAGCTGCCTGACCAGGG AACCCTTTGCCTGTGGGACTGTTCCTGTTCTGGGAAACCAATCAAACGCTCTGGATCCACGTGCACGCATAGTAGGAGGAAGTGAATGTCCGAAAGGAGAGTGTCCCtggcag GTCCTGCTGAAGACCAGGGGGAAGGGGTTCTGTGGGGGGATTCTTATCAGTCCTCGCTGGGTGCTGACGGCGTCACACTGCCTGGAGGACATCCAGGCCCAGAACCTGCAGGTGGTGGCAg gggAACACGacacggtggtggaggagggcacGGAGCAGGTTCTCCAGGTGTCCCGGCTGCTGATGCACGAGGCGTACGTCCCCCTGACGGCCGACAGCGACGTGGCGTTGCTGCGGCTGGCGGCCCCGGTGCGCCTGTCGCCCTACGcgctgcccgtctgtctgcccaCGCGGCGGCTGGCGGAGCGGCAGCTGTGGGCGGTGGGCCGCCACACGGTGAGCGGCTGGGGCCGGCGCGGGGAGAACGGGCCCACCTCCCGCCTCCTGCTGAGGGCCCGGGTGCCCCGGATCCGCACGCGGGACTGCGAGGAGCGCAGCGGCGTGCGCATCACCGCCAACATGTTCTGCGCCGGCTTCCTGGACGGGACGCAGGACTCGTGCAAGGGGGACAGCGGGGGTCCGCTGGTGACGCAGTACCGCAGCACCGCCTTCCTGCTGGGCATCGTGAGCTGGGGCAAGGGCTGCGCCCGGCCGGGCAACTACGGCATCTACACCCGCGTCTCCAACTACCTGGACTGGATCCACGCCCACACGCAGGAGGTGGACGGGAACCCCACCCGCACGCAGGAGGTGGACGGGAACCCCACCCGCACGCAGGAGGTGGACGGGAACCCCACCCGCACGCAGGAGGTGGACCGGAACCCCACCCGCACACAGGAAGTGGACGGGATCCACACCAGCACGCAGGAAGTGGACGGGAACCACACCCGCACGCAGGAAGTGGACGGGAAGCACTCCGCACACCCTGTCCCGCCCTCTGAGCAGCCCCTGTCCTAA